The genome window CTTCAACAGCCTGCTGGGCTCTCACTACGACAAGTATGAGATTGACTACAGCAGCTTTGCCCGCAGCTACCCAGCCGGGGTCTTCAGCCTCCCACCCGGTAAGCGTACTGCTGCCCTGGTCTACAGGGCTTCCGCCATCACACCCATCACAGGCCTGTAGATCCAGCGGAGACACCGCCCATCCCCTCCATACCATGCAAGCGCTTCTGGCTACAGTAATACCTGGCCACGTCACAGGCAAACACCAGGCAAAGGGGTTGGTGAATCAAGGGACTTGAAGCCAGATCGGTGCCTGTGTGGATGGCACTGGTGTCCTCACGGAGCACAGTCTGTTGGTGAAGCCATACAGACTGGAAGGATTGCCCGTGCCATGCAGACTCCGGTTGGCAAACACTAGATGTGAACGTACTGGCGCTGGCAAACCTTGCACTGGGCAGAGAAGTGTCAACTTTCCATACGGCCCCTCAGCGGGTGTGAAGCAGCGTAGTTCTGCTGAGGTCTGTTTACACCTGTGGCAGCCACGTGGCCCTCCAGAGCCAGGCTGGCTAACCCGCTAGCTGATGCCAGGCTCCAGGTGCCTCAGCTTTTCTGACGCCCTTCTGATGAACTGCCCTGGCCCAGCCTGCGCCCTGGTGTCACGCCATGGTGTGGGTCAGGTGCCGTTAACACAGGCAGTGCCATTGGCTTGCGTGGGGAGGTGGGGTCTGAGAAAAAAACAAGCTCCGGGAATTTCCGAGATGATAAAGATGCTCCCCCTAACCAAACCTCCCCATGCTCGACCCTAGGGTTTGAAAACTTAACTGGACAAAAGTCCTAGAAAAGAGCTCTCCATCCCTTACTTCTGACCCAAGGACATGGGGAGGGCCCTCTGCAAGTGCCTAACACAGTGAACAACCGgtgcagggccagattctgccctggatttacactgatgtaaccctcccctcccccaactctaaGGGAATTACTTCAGATTAACAGCCGTGTACCGGCAAAATCTGGCCTACTCCCTACCTATAGGCCAACTACAACTTTATACTGCAGCAAGAAGTGAACTGGTGAAGATGCAGCTTGATTTATGATTGCTCAGATAAAGTCAATCCTGCTCTTGATAACCTTTGCCCTGCCAGTCTGCTCCAGGGATAATCTGTGCCTGCCACAAACTTGTCCATGACAGTTGCTTCTGCCTCTGTCCTTTCTAGGTCTAAAATGCGAGCACTGGCCTGGCGCAGGGCCGGAGCACCAGATCCTGGCCAATCCAATGCAGGAATTTGTCGGGAGAATTAGAGAAATAGACAGAGTCCATCACCGGCTGTTCCACCACTACAAGGAGAAGTTCAGGAAGACGTATAGCACCGAGAAGGAGATGGAACACAGGAAACGAACCTTCATCCACAACATGAGGTATGGAGCTATcttggaaaggaaaggaaaggaaaggaaaggaaaggaaaggaaaggaaaggaaaggaagaacaaGAGGGTTTGTTTATGCATCTCAAGGAATGATCCAAGGGACCAGCAAAATACTGGTTGCTTGATAGAAGCGTCTTCTAATAACAATGGAAGAGACTCCTGCCTGGCCTGTGTGGGAATGCGCTGGGGTACTCTCTTGAGAAGGGAGGATGCCTGGTAAACGTGCCCTCATGTATGGGTTGGCTGTGTCGTAAGCCTGGAATGAACCCAGGACACAGTTTGAGAGTGATTTTGGTTGCTGTATTTTGGGCGTCCAGCTCAAGAGTTCGGGACACTCGGCCCATGCTGAAAATCCGCCCCGAGCGTCtccagctgggcacccaaaaaaatCCAGGGTTTGGGGCTGGAAAGTTTGGCTGCAAACCCCTGGCCTCTCCCACCACATGTGGGGCAGCCCCAAGATGAGGGAACTCCCCAGAACGCTAGAAGTGATGCAGGTTGAGTCTCTTGCATGACATTCCCCCGCAAGAGCAGCTTAGAGGGTAAGTGCTAAGGGATGACTGCTCTGCATCACGGCCCATGGAACCTGACCCAGATACTGTCCCAGGCCCTTccctcttgttacaggcctgagCTTCTCCGGGCTCCAGACTAGGGGCCTCCAATCAGCTAACCTCagcaggtgggaggaggaggtagCTTCTTCTGGGATTGCTTCTCCCATGCGCCCTGGCATGGCTAGGAGCCACCCATGCCGGTTatgattgtttggttttttggggttACTGGGTGGCCACAAGGCAGTGCTGCCTGCTGTCCAGCTCCCTCTTCACGGCATCCATCCCCTCCCAGGTACGTCCACTCCAAGAATCGGGACAATCTGCCCTACAAGCTGGTGCTGAACCACCTGGCCGACCGCACCCCGGCGGAGATGGCCGTGCTGCGGGGGCGGCTAAAGAGCGGGGCCCCCAACAACGGGCAGCCGTTCCCGTCTGAGGGGTACAAGAGCCTCGTCCTACCGGAGAGCCTGGACTGGAGGCTGTACGGTGAGTGACACATGCCGTGCTCTGCCGCCCATTCTAACCTCCCAATGGAGCAGCAGGGAGTCCAAGCCCTGCCCAGGGGGCTCTCGTCTGGAGCCGCTGCATATGACAGCTTGAGAAGGGAAACAGATCCCAGAGAAAACTAGCGCTGATGCACTGCATACTCCGGGCACACCCCATCCCTACCTTCTCCTGACCAGAGATCGCGTAACCCAGACTAAGGGTACAGGCCTACATGCCTCTCTAGTGGCCGGGCCGTAGAAGAGATTTGAGTCTCGCGCGGCCTCCACCTAACGGAGcaggtcttttagctcaggcagtagcaGTGGCTGTTTTTAGCTCTGAGGGTCCCAGGTTCAAGCCCCACAAAGGGCCGAAGTGGGGTCCGTTACTCTCTGCGAAAAGGAACTTTTCTGCAAAATGGCCACTTTCCCATGGAAGAATATGGGAGGTGTTAAAAACCCTAAACTACCTCACTGCAAACCGTTCTgtaaccccctccctccccaggcgcTGTGACCCCAGTGAAGGACCAGGCCGTGTGCGGCTCCTGCTGGAGCTTTGCTACCACCGGGGCAATGGAGGGTGCCCTGTTCCTTAAGGTGAGAGCCCAGCTGCCTTGCGTGTCTAGGGAGGGAGCAGTTCAGAGTCTCCGAGGCAGGCTGGGCCATCTGAGCCCACACGCACTTGTCAGGCTCCTGCCACTAGTCCGGATCCTCTGGGCTGCTGGGCTGAAGAATCCACCCCTCCGGCCGAGCTGCACAGTGCTGGGAGTTAAGGTGGGAGCACTGAAGGGGAACATGGCCTTGCTCCATGCCACGGGTGACCTCTGGCGCCTGATAAAGACCAGCTCGGAGATGTGGAGCATGGTGTGGCTGCTAGACACAACATGCCTGGGAAGTGGAGGCCACCCCTCACTGGAGAGAGGAAGcaatgcagggggtggggaaaatcATCCTTGAATGGGACAGGGGGCAGCCGGGCATGCTCCAGTGACCCCCCTCTGCTCAGGCCCTGGATGGAGGCAGTGCCCAGAGGGAACCTTTGGTGCTTTTggctggaggagggagacaaCTGACCCCTCCTTGAGCCGGGGGGAAGCCCCATCCCccctctcctctgggctttgtgcATTACCCGGGACTCCGGAGCTCTCGGCTGGAACCCTGACTTTCTCCTGGCTGCCCCCCCAGACCGGAGTGCTGACCCCGCTGTCCCAGCAAGTCCTGATCGACTGCTCTTGGGGCTTCGGGAACCATGCCTGCGACGGCGGCGAAGAGTGGCAGGCGTACGAGTGGATGAAGAAGCACGGTGGCATTGCCAGCACCGAGTCCTACGGGCCGTACATGGGCCAGGTGAGCGCTGGGCCAGCGGCCGAGGAGAGCACGGAGCCGTTTGGCTTGGGGGAGCTGATGAATTTCTTCACGCCGGTGGGAGATTCTGGGAGGGCCTTTGGGACGCTGGGCACCTTCGTGCCTGCTGTCTCCATGGGGGTTGAGGGTGCTTCGTACCCTATCTGGGGCATGCACAGGCCACTTCAGTCACTGCCAGGCCTGGCAAAGGCAAGACggccttgtggttaaagcagtGGATGGCaacctgggttcaatccccagttCCACCAGGCTCCCTCTGTGATCACAGGCAGATCGCCCCCGGCTGGACtgagcagggctggatttccacTTAGGCACAGTAGGTCCATGCCTAGGGGCGCCCTACCTCTCCAAAACCGTGGGCAACACAAAGGGCAGCTGtaggcagcagggggcgctgaagatgctgtgcctcgGGGTGCGTAAGGTGCAAATCTGGCCCtggtgctgagcagctgcagcgcCCACTGCCGatgggggtgctgagcacctccagaAAGCAGAAGTGCCGCCCTCCTTCCGTGCCTCAGCTCTGCAGCTGTAAAACGGATTCAACCCTGCCCCGCGTCCCAGGCTGGCTGAGACGTTACAGTGACGGGGGCTGCGTCAGTACCCAGACAGTCTGGCACTCCCATCCTGCAGCCCCTCGTGCAGGAGAGGGACTTCTCACCTGTGAGCCGCTCCATGGAACTCAAGGAGATGATGGCTGTGATGGCCAGGGCCTGCGCGACAGCTGTCGCTAACTCATCATAACCCTGGCGGTGGCTGGAGCGGCCTGTGTAGATCCAAACCCTGAGACTGTTCGGCTGGCGCAGGGTGGGGGAGATCtgggtgtgacgggttggatcacagaaacccctttgggaactgccaactggtGGGCCCAGACTACTTCtgtccctgctttccctgccacgCTGGGACGCCAGCACCCTGTCtggctgagccagacacgcccgtctgctccaacacagacccagggtctgaaccgcgtgccccaaagctgcagacttaaaaagcgttcctgtctttaacactcagatgctcaactcccgatggggtccaaaccccaaataaatggggtccaaaccccaaataaataaagcttatacagggtaaactcataaattgtttgccctctataacactgatagagagatatgcacagctgtttgccccccacccccacccctggtattattaattaacccaggTATGTATTAAGTAAAaagagattttattaaatacagaaagtagggtttaagtggttccaagtaatagcagacagatcaaagtgaattatcaagcaaaataaaatagcacacacaagtctatgtctaatacagtaagaaactgaatacagataaaatctcaccctcagagatgtttcagtaagtttctttcacagactggacaccttcccagtctgcaaaaagaacaggagtacttgtggcacctcagagactaacaaatttatctgagcataagctttcgtgagctacagctcactttatcggatgcatccttttcccctggtacagcccttgttccagctcaggtggtagctaggggatttctcatgatggccgccCCCTTTGTGCTGTTCCCCCCACTTAtgtatcttttgcataaggcgggaatcctttgtccctctgggttcccacccctccttctcaatggaaaagcaccaggttaaagatggattccagttcagatgacatgatcacatgtcactgtaagacttcattacccacttgccagcccacaggtatgCAGGAAGACTTATAagtaaaacagaaagaaaaggaggacttgtggcacctcagagactaaccaatttatttgagcataagctttcgtgagctacagctcacttcatcggatgcatactgtggaaaatacagaagatgtttttatacacacagaccgtgaaaaaatgggtgtttatcattacaaaaggttttctctccccccaccccacaagtactccttttctttttgcaaatacagactaacacggctgttactctgaaacctgttattaagtaaaacagagccatctacaggtaattgtcctggttaaCGGGAGCCAtaaagattccaaaccaccactaatggcccacactttgcataattacaataggatctcagagttatatttcatatttctagtttcagatacaaaagtgatacatttatacaaataggatgaccacactcgtatgctcaaataaattggttagtctctaaggtgccacaagtcctccttttctttttgcgaatacagactaacacggctgctactctgaaagctttgtaatgataccttacaagagaccttttgcatgaagcacatTCCAGTTACATTAGATTCAtgctcattagcatatttttataaaatcatatagagtgcaacgtcacactggGTTTAGTGTTTCTCCAATAAGACCAGTGAAACTCCCTCCTTAGCCAGGGGGAGTGTTAACAGACTGGACAGCCCAGCATTGACTGGCTGCCACTGGGCCAGAGCCTGCCCAGTCTACTCTGCCATGGTCTCCAGATGGTGCCATGAAGGAGTCTGGGCCTAGGGCGGGAAGGAGAGATCTGGCTGAGGGGCTGGGCTCTGGATTTGACTGCAGTAGCCTTGTCACCCAGTTCTTGCACCTGTCTTTCCCCTCCAGAACGGGTACTGTCACTACAACCAGTCTGAGCTCATAGCCAAGGTCGCTGGCTACATCAACGTAGACCCCGGGAACGTCACCGCCCTGAAAGCAGCGCTCTACAAGCACGGCCCGGTGGCTGTGAACATAGATGCCTCCCCCAAGTCCTTTGCGTTCTATGCCAACGGTGTCTACTACGAACCTGCCTGTGGTGAGTCTGGGGGAGTGCGAGGGGCTCTGCTGGGGGAGGACTTTGCTTCTCTCAAATTGGACAAAGCCAGGTTCCCTGCGGGCAGAAGCCGGGGCAGCTACATTGATTCTTGCCACTGCtagatcagacccatggtccatctcaTCTAGGATCCTGTTaattaatcataacatcacacagcTTTGTTCTCATGGTTGTGTTATTTCCCTTGGCTTCCGTGTGTTCTTAAGAGCTCCAGATCTAACAGAGATAACTGCTGAACATGAGACTAGCCGCCAGGGCCAGGTCCTCGAGGATGCAATATAACGTCACTAAacttaactttaaataaaaataaaggctaCGGTCCCATCCGCCCAGCTGCATCAAAGGAAGGTGCCAGAAACTCCCAATAGAACAACCTATACATGCAGGGAAGCTTGTACCCTAACCCCATTCAGAGAGTGACTGCCTAATGTCCTAAAGCAGGAAGATTCATAACTCTTATCTTTTACTCTCCCTAACCTAACTGTGGATGTTCCTTCTCAATGTCCAGTCCTCTAACTTTTGCTAAACTCATGGCCTCCACGatatcatgtggcagtgagttccgtAGGCTAATTATGCATTGGATTAAAAGGTATGTATTAAAATGTTACCTTTTTTAATTCATTGGGCATCCCCTTGTTCCTGGGTGGCATTGACCTTCCCTGCCACTCATTATCTTGCACCCCTTTTTATAGCCCCCTCTTATTCATTCCCCTTTACACGAACTCCTATAAGGCAGTTACAGGATGAGCATAGGAAGACATGTAGGGTGGTTCCTCTGCGCAGGGCATGGCCTGCTGGCCTCCTCTGCATGCAGGAACCCACAGCCCAGTCTCTCACCTCCCAGCAGAGGGAGACTAAATCTCCTCTCCTTTCTCCTAGGAAACAAGAGCACAGAGCTGGACCACGCAGTGCTGGCCGTGGGCTACGGGGTCCTGCAAGGGGAGAGCTATTGGCTCATCAAAAACTCCTGGTCCACCTACTGGGGTAACGACGGCTACATCCTCATCTCCATGCAGGACAACAACTGCGGGGTGACGACGGCTGCAACGTACCCCATCCTGGCCTGAGCGCTGATGCTGTGTGCAGGGCCTGTTCCCCCAGCCTTGCTCAAGAGACCAGCTAGCCCTGGGGAGAGAGACCTACACAGCTGGCTTTGGCTGAGCATTGGCATCAGCTATGTGAACCGGCTGGAGGCCTGGCAGCAACTCTCTGGCTGGGGTAGGTTGCTCCCGGAGTGTTGCTTTAATACCCACAAATCTTCAGCACCACAACGGGTCTGGTTCCCTCAAGGTCCTGTGAGATGCTGGGTGGCCTCCAAGCTGAGGGGCCCCCTGCGCCTCGCACCACCTCGGCACAGAAGCTCCGCAAGGCAGGGGCCATGCTGATGTGTGTCTATGCATCAGGCAAACCTGCCACCGTCACAGTGCTAATAACGTGTCAagcagggcggggggggatgGCAAGCCACAGAcgttgggggcagagggagagctAGGCATGCACTGATGAGTGTTGGGTAGGGAAGCCAGCACTGCTAGGATCTCTGCTACACTGCACAGCAGAAGGCTGCTGAATGCATGGAGAGCGCCAGGACAATAAACTCTAGGGAAGAACTttgctgtgtctgtgtgtttaacggggtgggagctgggggaagcaggGTTTAGCCGTGCCTTGCCTCTATGCTGCCCGACATTGCCCCAGGGAGCGGAGCAGGGCACCCCTCCTGCTGGGGGCAGTCGCAAGGTGGGGCACGTAGCTCTTCTGAAACTGAACAGACACAACCTGTGAGTCTGGGTTCAAAGAAACTTTCCAGAGTTAAGAGGActtcctgggctggggctgaagtaGAGGGCTGGGTGGATCAGGTGTCCTCAACAATAGTGCAAGCAAAGAGCAATGCTCCCAGGAACACACCAGCAGAGCAGGTACAGGCTGGGTTCACCTTAAGGAAAGCCCACCCGTTATCAATTCAAGGAGCGACAGAATAAACATCCCAAGAACATTCCGGTTCTACCAAAACTACTCCCGCCCCAGCTCTACCTGCCACGGGGTCTGGTGTGTGGTGCCACCGGTGTGATGAATATCACCCAAACCTCAGCCCACCAGTGGCTGGCTTATACCTGATCTGGGACTGACCAGAACTTTGCATACAGCTCCCATAACAAGCACTGGGGCCAACCTCctcaaaaagggaagaaaaaccaattccccttccagcctcccccagcctggcctggctCAGGACAGTAGATTTCTCTTTGCTCCCAGCACCTGAACTTTGCCCCAGCCCTACTTTGCCTGGCAGCGTTGCTGACATATTTCTAGTAACAAAGGAACAGTGTGAGCACAGGCTGCAGAGACAGGGAAGCGAGAAAACCAGCCAGCTGCAGTGAGGagtccaccccagagcccccctcaTCCCCAAAATGCCCAGACCGACCTTCAGGCTGGTGCATGCACAGGTGAGCAAAACAAAAGGCAGCCAGGCTGTGGGCCAGTTGCTGCTGCTCTtggaaaaacagaaattccatgttTGTTCAGTGGAAACAGACAGTCAGggatcctcccccagcccagctgtacAGATGTGTTGCAATCAATGGAGTAAAATGAGAACAAAACAGCAAGAGGCACCGAGAAGGAAGAAGTGGGGCGTGCACGGGATTTTTTCCAATACATTAGTGGGCAGTTCACAGCTTAGCATCAGTGACGGCTGTTGTATATTGGTAATGGGACAGGATCAAGCAGAAGTTTgtgcatcaggactcctgggttctactcccagctctgccactgactcatgccCGGACTCTGTGTAAATCACATCAGCACTCCAgtcctcagtttacccatctgtaaattggagcTTACAGCTGATGAGATTTCTCAGGCTTGGTTAATGTTCCCAGTGGGGATCTCTGGCTGGAGCAGTAGATATTGTGCTGGCTTGGAGGAGAAGTAGCTGCAGTGAGAGCCAGCTGCCTACTCTGGTTTTGTTTCAGACCCTCCGGCAGGGCgtgaaggggcagcagggggattTTGATTCACGTGGGCGGTGATgctcttcccagaccagaagccACTTTGAGATGCACTTTCATTTTCTTCGGAGAGGCTGCTTGTGAGTCACTGTCGCTTTCCCTTGAACGCAAGCGAACAGGCAGAGCTGACCGTTGTGAGCGATAAGCAGCCGGCTCTATGTTCCACGCAGCCCACTGTGAAAAACACCCACGGATGCTCCGTGCTGGAGAACATGCCAGGCCCAGCAAACACACCCCAAGAAAGGGGACGGATGGTTTCATCTGCTAGGCTGGCATCATCTTTAACAcaggacaggggaagggggggcggatGTTAGAAGGCAGCTCCATGGGGCTGACCCCAGGGAAGCATAGTAATCCAGTTCAGGCTCTTTCCCCTGCAGCAAGGGGTCTGACATTGCAgctccagggacacacacacatccGCTGTCCTGCATCTTCCTCCAGCGCTCGGCTCCCTGCAACATTTGCCTCTGCAGCAGGTGAGCCCTGGAGAGAAGGGCAGTGCTACCCATGGCTACTAGACAAGCTTCTCCTACCTTCTCTGACACCTCCAGGAAGGACTGCACCATACCCCTGGAAGGAGGCTGCCCAcgtgggcctaattctgatcccCCTTGCATGGGCTTTGCACCGGTGTCACTCGAGTGACTTTAATGGAGGGGCTCATGATTTACGCTGCTGGGACCAAGAGCAAGATCAAAGCCTGCTCCCCTCTGGCCCCAGAAGGGGCTGCCTCGGTTGTGCCAGAGGGCAGCTAAAGGCAATCCCTCCAATCCCCCCAACTGGCTGGTACCATTTCCTCCCCGgcggctcctcctcccccctccctctgttctgGAAGCTCAGCCCTAGTCCAGCATCAATAACACCCCGAAACCCCCAGCACAGCAGAACTCCAGAGGGAGGGGAATTATCCCATACACTGAAGGGCTCCTTGCTCTCCCGCCATCATCACTGGAGAGGTGTGAACCCAAAGCCATGGCCCTTCAGGCTGGGAGCTCAGCTGAGTGTTTATCCAGCTCCTAGCACATTCCTGGTGGGTCCTTAGGCGCTACCTTAATAAACTCGTAACCTCTCCAAAGCCAAGCAGGGGCCGGCTGGGTAAGTGCTTGACCAGACTTCAAGGAAAGCCAGTTGCTGCAAGCAGTGAGGGGCTAGTGGTGTGGTGGTTGCTGCTCTTCCCTTTGCCTCCGTG of Caretta caretta isolate rCarCar2 chromosome 19, rCarCar1.hap1, whole genome shotgun sequence contains these proteins:
- the LOC125624881 gene encoding digestive cysteine proteinase 2-like, whose translation is MRDCLAARPSPMAILRRMLILLLWSCCSGAEGNLQPLPKFGDVYHVTGVISLPYAEIKEPFEAWYNLTGGQSRIQYYHGQVITYQLGSLEPFGASFKVTPETTETEANVRKCFRVNGTAGDLISPQSVFPRLDGFKPVREEPYKGQLCTVLQNVSYWGRKKNVYTLWVASSADGPVPIHYEMRGFNSLLGSHYDKYEIDYSSFARSYPAGVFSLPPGLKCEHWPGAGPEHQILANPMQEFVGRIREIDRVHHRLFHHYKEKFRKTYSTEKEMEHRKRTFIHNMRYVHSKNRDNLPYKLVLNHLADRTPAEMAVLRGRLKSGAPNNGQPFPSEGYKSLVLPESLDWRLYGAVTPVKDQAVCGSCWSFATTGAMEGALFLKTGVLTPLSQQVLIDCSWGFGNHACDGGEEWQAYEWMKKHGGIASTESYGPYMGQNGYCHYNQSELIAKVAGYINVDPGNVTALKAALYKHGPVAVNIDASPKSFAFYANGVYYEPACGNKSTELDHAVLAVGYGVLQGESYWLIKNSWSTYWGNDGYILISMQDNNCGVTTAATYPILA